Below is a window of Arabidopsis thaliana chromosome 2, partial sequence DNA.
TGTAAACACCCTGTTTTATAGGTAATCCCGAATATGGATTACTGGGCCACTGTACCTCACAGTATACAGGTATTGTTCTGTGTTTCTATATTCTCTTCTGGTAGATTGGTGTCTAAGAATTAAATTTAATGAGCTTACGTTTCCTCTTCATCTTGCAGAGCTGTTTTGGCTCACTATTTTCAAGATTCGGGGGGTCTATTCGTGGTCAGCAAACCTCATATTCTCAGGTCAACTTCTGAGCAGTCTCAGCATCTTCTCTGATCCATGGTCTGGAGACACATCCCCAAACTTTCCTTGACTGGTTCAACCAATTGCAAACGCCGCTAGATTGTTATACCCTGAGTACTCTTTTGGCCATTATATGACTGCAAGTTATAAGGTGCCTCTCCTTTTCAGCTTGTTATGTCATGGATCCCTgtagaaacaaaagaatcttgTTCATTGGATAGAAACAATGTCAAGCCATTGCAATCTGCAGCCTTTCCCATTTCGTGTGTTTGCTCTTTGGAGATTGTTTCAGTTTCTTGATGCTGATTTTGAGTAATGGTAACCGATGTGTTGATGTTTTAGCACATTTTGCATCCGCTTGGCGTTGGATAAGTGgatatctcttttctttcagtGAGTTTTCTGATAGGCGAGTGATCAATGTTTAGGATAGAGATGTTGCAATTGACCAAAAATCCACGAACCAGATTGTTCTTTTAGTGATCTCGGTTAAATTTGAGCCGATTTAGAAACTGGTCTAGCTGAGCCAAACCGGTCAAACTGGCCGGTCCAGTCGTCATAATATACAGTAGTTGCCAATGAAGCTTCTTGAAAGCATCTCTTTGTACAATTTTGAGTATTGTAGCATCTAAAGAAACATTGGcttagtgttttgttttgttggacGAAGAGTGTGTACAAAGAGGAAAAGTGAGAGCCAACAACTTGAGCTTGAAAGCCCAACAATTTCTCAACTAATTCCACTATTCATTTCATCTTGAACTCTCTCCTGATAgttactatataaaaaaaaaaaattatagaccgataattaagattttgtttgatctcACATTGTTCagtattaattttaataaatgtcAGTTTTGTTCTATATTGTTTTCTAAGTAACATCAAAAATCCATTGGACAAAGGTAAAGACAACGATGTCTCATCTTTACAAATTGATCAACTGTACGAAAACACCTCAAGGACACTTAGCTTAGAAGCCAAGTGAATTTATATTCCTCACCTCCATCAATCATCATCTCAAAGTTTCCAATAGCCTAAGaaactaataatttttgttcctttttgaCAGATATTAGAAGAGTATTCATAGTAAAAAGGACAAAGGAAGCCAATGATTTAATCATAACCATCTAGGTTGGATTTAATCAAATACAAAACGGACTAGATGTAGTCCACAGTGAACTCAGtgattgtttttgtcttaaaaTCAAGGTAAATCACATGAttacttaaaaacaaacagagatatacatttttgctGAAAACACGAATGTGTATATAAATGGATTAAATCTTACGAAAAAGCATTAGTTAGTAGACAACCACTCTGTTGCGTCAACATTTACCTACTCATCACTCTTAAGTATACTTCCTTTGCTAATTCACAAAAATTTCATCACCTAATATAATCATAACCATATTATAAATAGTTTAATCATTGTACAATTCACATCTTTAGTATTTCTTGAagcaattccaaaataaagtTCTTTTGGCTTCCTCCTCCCACATTCTTATTTGGTTGAGGAGAATGAGAtcatcaagaacacaaagtgttcatttcttaattttatctCCTCTTTTcctaataatataaaatttgaaatcacaTTTGTAACACTAATTCTCAAATCCTAAACATGAAACCTTCATCACCAATTTCACTCACTAGTTCTTCAATTGCTAGAAAAGCTCGTTTTTCTCCTTACCTCTTCACACTCTTAGCCTTCATTCTTTTCGTCTCTGTCCTCTATGGTGAAGATTTTATGTGCATCTTTGGACAGCTCGAGCCTAACTTCGTCCTCCCGCCTTCTCGAACACCCggtaatattttgtttattcactAAACTTGTGGTTTGAATACGCGTTGACAATGAGGAATTgagtttgtgttttggttttcaatttcttggattcttaagaaaagaataagaaatcGGAGAAGCTTGCGTTTGCTATTggtaaaacagaggaaagcTGTGACGTTTTCAGCGGGAAATGGGTGAGAGATGAAGTCTCCCGACCACTGTATGAGGAATGGGAGTGTCCGTACATTCAACCTCAGCTTACATGTCAAGAACACGGCCGTCCCGACAAAGACTACCAGTTTTGGCGGTGGCAGCCTAATCACTGCGATCTTCCCTCGTAAGCTCACTCTAAACgctctgttttctctgtttcatgggttactctgttttctctgtttcatgtgttgctctgttttctctgtttcatagGTTCAACGCGTCACTGATGCTGGAGACATTAAGAGGGAAGAGGATGATGTATGTAGGAGACTCGTTAAACCGTGGAATGTTTGTATCAAtgatttgtcttcttcatcgtcttaTTCCTGAAGATcagaaatcaattaaaaccAATGGTTCCCTCACTGTCTTCACTGCCAAGGTAAACCTATCTACTTAAACTTATTCAAAATTCTCACCTTTTATTAGAGCTTATTATATCTTTGTGCAGGAGTATAACGCGACGATAGAGTTCTATTGGGCACCGTTTCTTCTAGAATCGAATTCAGACGATGCAATTGTCCATAGAATATCGGATAGGGTTGTGAGAAAAGGATCAATTAACAAACATGGTCGTCACTGGAAAGGAGTCGATATAATCATCTTCAACACTTATCTGTGGTGGATGACTGGATTGAAGATGAACATCTTGTAATcattttgaaacttaaaatcGTAACAATTCATATAACTATACTTATCAATCATATTAGAGAGGTTTCTGATATTGGGGGTATATATAGGCAAGGATCGTTTGAtgataaagagaagaatatCGTAGAGGTTTCGACTGAAGATGCGTACCGGATGGGTATGAAGAGTATGTTGAGATGGGTGAAGAACAACATGGATCGTAAGAAAACTAGGGTCTTCTTCACTAGCATGTCTCCAACGCATGCCAAGTTAGTGACTTTGACCCTTTTTATCGAGCAATTTAGCCCATAGTTAGATACATATTGACACCATAAACAGATTAAACTTTACTTACTATATTGGCAAACTGATTGTTACTTTCTTGGCAAGAAACTTACTGGTTAagggttttgttgattttgttttgttcttgttctatGACTGTTTCAGGGGGATAGATTGGGGAGGTGAACCGGGTCAGAATTGCTATAATCAGACAACACTTATAGAAGATCCAAGCTACTGGGGATCAGATTGTAGGAAAAGCATAATGAAAGTGATTGGAGAAGTGTTTGGAAGATCGAAAACACCGATAACGTTACTGAACA
It encodes the following:
- the TBL33 gene encoding TRICHOME BIREFRINGENCE-LIKE 33 (TRICHOME BIREFRINGENCE-LIKE 33 (TBL33); CONTAINS InterPro DOMAIN/s: Protein of unknown function DUF231, plant (InterPro:IPR004253); BEST Arabidopsis thaliana protein match is: TRICHOME BIREFRINGENCE-LIKE 32 (TAIR:AT3G11030.1); Has 35333 Blast hits to 34131 proteins in 2444 species: Archae - 798; Bacteria - 22429; Metazoa - 974; Fungi - 991; Plants - 531; Viruses - 0; Other Eukaryotes - 9610 (source: NCBI BLink).), whose amino-acid sequence is MKPSSPISLTSSSIARKARFSPYLFTLLAFILFVSVLYGEDFMCIFGQLEPNFVLPPSRTPEKNKKSEKLAFAIGKTEESCDVFSGKWVRDEVSRPLYEEWECPYIQPQLTCQEHGRPDKDYQFWRWQPNHCDLPSFNASLMLETLRGKRMMYVGDSLNRGMFVSMICLLHRLIPEDQKSIKTNGSLTVFTAKEYNATIEFYWAPFLLESNSDDAIVHRISDRVVRKGSINKHGRHWKGVDIIIFNTYLWWMTGLKMNILQGSFDDKEKNIVEVSTEDAYRMGMKSMLRWVKNNMDRKKTRVFFTSMSPTHAKGIDWGGEPGQNCYNQTTLIEDPSYWGSDCRKSIMKVIGEVFGRSKTPITLLNITQMSNYRKDAHTSIYKKQWSPLTAEQLENPTSYADCVHWCLPGLQDTWNELLFAKLFYT